Proteins co-encoded in one Seriola aureovittata isolate HTS-2021-v1 ecotype China chromosome 1, ASM2101889v1, whole genome shotgun sequence genomic window:
- the cartl gene encoding cocaine- and amphetamine-regulated transcript-like gives MDSSGMLRGLLFVGLLSFLCHGQASQENSAEDFGVEKPEPAADRDLVEALEALLGRMHNRISSTEKRGSIPLCGMGDRCAMKFGPRIGKLCDCGRGANCNSYLLKCI, from the exons ATGGACAGCTCCGGGATGCTGCGCGGGCTGCTGTTTGTCGGCCTGCTGTCCTTCCTGTGTCACGGCCAGGCGTCCCAGGAAAACTCCGCGGAAGACTTTGGAGTGGAGAAACCCGAACCAGCCGCAGACAGAGACCTG GTGGAAGCTCTGGAGGCTCTGCTGGGCAGGATGCATAATCGGATTTCCTCCACCGAGAAAAGAGGGAGCATCCCGCTG TGTGGGATGGGTGACCGGTGTGCCATGAAGTTCGGGCCTCGCATCGGGAAGCTCTGCGACTGCGGGAGAGGAGCCAACTGCAACTCCTACCTGCTCAAGTGCATCTGA